From one Brachypodium distachyon strain Bd21 chromosome 4, Brachypodium_distachyon_v3.0, whole genome shotgun sequence genomic stretch:
- the LOC100820933 gene encoding pollen-specific leucine-rich repeat extensin-like protein 4 has product MLLLLLFAAGGMSVARALPLSSAEASYIARRQLLAMKEAEASASVNVGGGAVGEGAGLSVGGEASDDLRGVGGEGGEQGAPASGPAAGGGEVASGPAEGGGDVAGGPAAGGEVGAEVASGPAVGGGEVGGVASGPAVGGEEVGAPVSGEVGSDGGIGGGGAADPDVPTDFEFDDRIKASSKSFANARLRRAYIALQAWRRAFYSDLKGYTNNWVGTDVCAYNGVICTNALDEPNTTVVAGIDLNGADIAGYLPPELGLLTDLAFFHINTNRFCGIIPRTMSRLTILHEFDVSNNRFVGVFPYVCLDMVSLKYLDIRFNDFEGDLPPKLFNKDLDAVFVNSNRFVGPIPETLGNSTASVVVFANNKLVGCIPKSIGRMVKTLDEIIFLNNKLDGCLPLEIGLLKNTTVVDVSGNGFVGTLPKEIANIDKLEQLDVSRNMFSGILHESICQLPALVNFSFAFNFFNSESAPCMPSDKAEVNLDDRDNCLGALRPAQKTTLQCAPVLARPVDCSKHACAGYPTSAHPPIVGPYMPGGSPKLAPVVPGPIISPYMPENPTPPPVPLPKTSPPAGHAAPPPPSADWLPGTPERERSPPPEVQPPPVVLSPPPAPVKTYSPPIFASPPPAPVTYPPPPVKLPPPPAPVSSPPPSVKSPPPPAPVSSPPPPVQSPPPPAPVSSPPPPPPLVNSPPPPAPVSSPPPPMKSPPPPAPVSSPPPPVKSPPPPAPVSYPPPPKKSEPPPVPVISPPAPQKPPPQEKTPPTPTPKISLPPPPAEKKTLPPPAPVTSPPPAEKKSLPPPAPVEKKPLPPPAPVSSPPPEEKKTLPPPVEEKKTLPPPVEEKKTLPPPVEEKKTPPPPVEEKKTRPPPVEEKKTRPPPVEEKKTLPPPVEEKKTLPPPVEEKKTLPPPVEEKKTLPPPGPVQVKPPPTPAPVSLPPPPVKSPPPPAPVSSPPPPVKSPPPPAPVSSPPPPVKSPPPPAPVSSPPPAPVSLPPPAQSPPPAKEESQPPPAESLPPPAFENFIMPPVRGTKYMSPPPPQFQGY; this is encoded by the exons atgctgctgctgctgctgttcgcGGCGGGGGGTATGTCGGTGGCGAGGGCATTGCCGTTGAGCAGCGCTGAGGCGTCCTACATCGCGCGGCGCCAGCTGCTGGCCATGAAGGAGGCCGAGGCCTCCGCCAGCGTGAACGTCGGCGGGGGCGCCGTCGGGGAGGGCGCCGGCTTGTCGGTCGGCGGCGAAGCCAGTGACGACCTCAGAGGTGTTGGGGGTGAAGGCGGCGAGCAAGGAGCGCCCGCCAGCGGCCCGGCTGCCGGCGGTGGTGAAGTCGCGAGCGGCCCGGCAGAAGGCGGCGGTGATGTCGCGGGCGGCCCGGCTGCCGGCGGTGAAGTCGGCGCTGAAGTCGCCAGTGGCCCGGCTGTCGGCGGCGGTGAAGTCGGCGGTGTCGCCAGCGGCCCGGCTGTCGGCGGTGAAGAAGTCGGCGCTCCTGTCAGCGGAGAAGTCGGCAGTGACGGCGGTAtcggaggtggcggcgcagcAGACCCAGACGTCCCCACCGACTTCGAGTTCGACGACCGCATCAAGGCCAGCTCAAAGAGCTTCGCCaacgcccgcctccgccgtgcATACATCGCGCTCCAG GCATGGCGGCGGGCCTTCTACTCGGACCTCAAGGGGTACACAAACAATTGGGTGGGCACCGACGTGTGCGCCTACAACGGCGTCATCTGCACGAATGCGTTGGACGAGCCCAACACCACGGTGGTGGCCGGCATCGACCTCAACGGCGCCGACATCGCCGGCTACCTGCCCCCCGAACTCGGGCTCCTCACCGACCTCGCCTTCTTCCACATCAACACCAACCGCTTCTGCGGGATCATCCCTCGGACAATGTCCCGCCTCACCATCCTCCACGAGTTCGACGTCAGCAACAACCGCTTCGTCGGCGTCTTCCCCTACGTCTGCCTCGACATGGTCTCCCTCAAGTACCTCGACATCCGCTTCAACGACTTCGAGGGCGACCTCCCGCCGAAGCTCTTCAACAAGGACCTCGACGCCGTCTTCGTCAACAGCAACCGCTTCGTGGGCCCTATCCCAGAGACCCTCGGCAACTCCACCGCCTCTGTCGTCGTGTTCGCCAACAACAAGCTCGTTGGTTGTATACCCAAGAGCATCGGCCGCATGGTCAAGACACTCGACGAGATCATCTTCCTCAACAACAAGCTTGACGGCTGTCTGCCGCTCGAGATCGGGCTTCTGAAGAACACCACGGTCGTCGATGTCTCCGGCAATGGCTTTGTCGGCACACTGCCCAAGGAGATCGCCAACATCGACAAGCTGGAGCAGCTCGACGTGTCCAGGAACATGTTCAGTGGCATCCTACACGAGTCCATCTGCCAGCTCCCGGCGCTCGTCAACTTCAGCTTCGCCTTCAACTTCTTCAACTCCGAGTCTGCCCCTTGCATGCCATCAGACAAGGCCGAGGTGAACCTCGACGACAGAGACAACTGCCTCGGCGCGCTCCGCCCGGCACAGAAGACCACGCTGCAATGCGCACCCGTGCTCGCGCGCCCCGTTGACTGCAGCAAACATGCGTGTGCCGGTTACCCGACGTCGGCGCATCCTCCTATCGTCGGTCCATATATGCCAGGAGGATCACCAAAACTGGCACCAGTTGTGCCGGGTCCAATTATTTCGCCATACATGCCTGAGAACCCAACACCACCTCCGGTGCCTCTCCCTAAGACCTCACCGCCGGCAGGCCATGCTGCTCCGCCACCTCCTAGTGCCGACTGGCTCCCTGGAACCCCTGAGCGCGAGAGGTCACCGCCGCCAGAAGTACAACCTCCTCCTGTTGTCCTCTCACCACCACCGGCTCCCGTCAAGACATATTCTCCACCAATTTTTGCATCCCCACCACCAGCTCCAGTGACCTATCCACCTCCTCCGGTGAAGTTACCCCCGCCACCCGCTCCAGTGAGCTCTCCACCTCCCTCGGTGAagtctccaccaccaccagctccAGTGAGCTCCCCACCTCCTCCAGTCCAGTCTCCTCCACCACCCGCCCCCGTgagctctcctcctcctccacctcctctcgTGAACTCTCCTCCACCACCCGCCCCCGTgagctctcctcctcctccgatgAAGTCTCCGCCACCACCCGCGCCCGTGAGttctccccctcctccggTAAAGTCCCCTCCACCACCGGCACCGGTGAGCTATCCTCCACCCCCGAAGAAGTCTGAACCACCACCCGTTCCTGTGATCTCTCCACCAGCCCCACAAAAGCCTCCACCTCAAGAGAAGACTCCACCGACACCCACTCCCAAGATCTCCCTACCACCGCCACCTGCGGAGAAGAAGACCCTACCACCACCGGCACCTGTAACCTCACCACCACCTGCGGAGAAGAAGTCGCTGCCACCACCGGCACCTGTCGAAAAGAAGCCCCTACCACCACCGGCACCAGTTAGCTCACCGCctccggaggagaagaaaactCTACCACCACCTGttgaagagaagaaaactcTACCACCACctgtggaggagaagaaaacgCTGCCACCACCTGTCGAGGAGAAGAAAACTCCGCCACCACCCGTCGAGGAGAAGAAAACTCGGCCACCACCCGTCGAGGAGAAGAAAACTCGGCCACCACCCGTCGAGGAGAAGAAAACTCTGCCACCACCTGTCGAGGAGAAGAAAACGCTCCCACCACCTGTCGAGGAGAAGAAAACGCTCCCACCACCTGTCGAGGAGAAGAAAACCCTACCACCGCCGGGCCCCGTACAAGTGAAGCCTCCGCCTACACCAGCTCCTGTGAGCTTGCCACCTCCTCCGGTGAAgtctccaccaccacctgcccCGGTCAGCTCGCCACCTCCTCCGGTGAAgtctccaccaccaccggctCCCGTCAGCTCGCCACCTCCTCCGGTGAagtctcctcctccaccagcaCCAGTCAGCTCACCACCACCAGCCCCAGTGTCATTGCCTCCTCCAGCACAATCCCCACCACCGGCGAAAGAGGAATCACAACCACCTCCCGCGGAATCGCTTCCTCCACCGGCGTTCGAGAACTTCATCATGCCACCCGTCAGGGGGACCAAATACATgtcgccaccacctcctcagTTCCAAGGATATTAA